One Thermus sp. LT1-2-5 genomic region harbors:
- a CDS encoding molybdenum cofactor biosynthesis protein MoaE, protein MRVEVRLFALYRERAGTDRLPLDLPEGARVREAKEAVERLFPGLSLSGGMAAVNQALAGAETPLQEGDEVAFLPPVSGGQDSFGLTQDPLDLKALVDWAKAPEYGAVVSFLGTTRSPNRGEEVAYLEYEAYPGMAEKVMAQVIAEMRERWPLGRVALWHRLGRVDPGEASIAIVVSARHRKEAFAACQYAIDRVKEILPVWKKEYRKDGSFWVEGFAPEEHRL, encoded by the coding sequence ATGCGGGTTGAGGTGAGGCTCTTCGCCCTGTACCGGGAACGGGCGGGAACGGACCGCCTTCCCTTGGACCTGCCGGAGGGGGCCCGGGTCCGGGAGGCGAAGGAGGCCGTAGAAAGGCTTTTCCCAGGTCTTTCCCTCTCCGGGGGCATGGCGGCGGTGAACCAGGCGCTGGCGGGGGCGGAAACCCCCTTGCAGGAAGGGGACGAGGTGGCCTTTTTGCCCCCCGTGTCCGGGGGCCAGGACTCCTTCGGCCTCACCCAGGACCCCTTGGACCTAAAGGCTCTGGTGGACTGGGCCAAGGCCCCCGAGTACGGGGCGGTGGTGAGCTTTCTGGGCACCACCCGGAGCCCCAACCGCGGGGAGGAGGTGGCCTACCTGGAGTACGAGGCCTACCCGGGAATGGCGGAAAAGGTCATGGCCCAGGTGATCGCCGAGATGCGGGAACGCTGGCCCCTAGGCCGGGTGGCCCTCTGGCACCGCCTGGGCCGGGTGGACCCCGGGGAAGCCTCCATCGCCATCGTGGTTTCGGCCCGGCACCGCAAGGAGGCCTTCGCCGCCTGCCAGTACGCCATCGACCGGGTGAAGGAAATCCTCCCCGTCTGGAAAAAGGAGTACCGCAAGGACGGGAGCTTCTGGGTGGAGGGCTTCGCCCCAGAGGAGCACCGCCTTTGA